In one Oreochromis aureus strain Israel breed Guangdong linkage group 2, ZZ_aureus, whole genome shotgun sequence genomic region, the following are encoded:
- the LOC120443032 gene encoding signal-regulatory protein beta-2-like: protein MVVLWITLLFLHQGNSLVPVKTVHVGETATFTCDLSNEELGSRKVQWYKQRVGDTLQLIVSLYGKPSSEFLESRFSAHNSKDFSNLTIWNVVQEDEGMYHCGVDTWIKLEWSGTYLLVKGNTERTSNYIVVQQPIESNPLRPGDTATLQCSVLTNSEKNTCSGHHNVFWFRAGSKKSLPNIIYTDGNRTDQCEKRTDVQDGCVYHFSKNISSSDAGTYYCAVATCGEIFFGNGTKLDVQEKPTRLVFIEIVILITCFAISIIGNLFFICNRRVCKKCKEIKSDTTEVQTDNLYQPTEADDEINYAALSFSERKTRGRRTREYTEDTVFS from the exons ATGGTCGTCTTATGGATTACATTGCTTTTTCTTCACCAAGGAA ATTCTCTGGTTCCAGTGAAAACAGTTCATGTTGGTGAAACAGCGACATTTACATGTGATTTATCAAATGAAGAGCTCGGCAGCAGAAAGGTTCAGTGGTACAAGCAGAGAGTCGGGGATACTCTTCAATTAATAGTGTCACTTTATGGAAAACCTTCTTCAGAGTTTCTTGAGTCAAGATTTTCTGCACATAATAGCAAAGATTTTAGCAACCTGACCATTTGGAATGTAGTCCAAGAGGATGAGGGAATGTATCACTGTGGAGTAGACACCTGGATTAAACTTGAATGGAGTGGGACATATTTGTTAGTAAAAG gaaacactgaaagGACATCAAACTATATTGTTGTACAGCAGCCGATAGAATCAAATCCACTCCGTCCAGGAGACACAGCAACTCTTCAGTGTTCAGTTCTGACAAATTCTGAGAAAAACACATGTTCAGGacatcataatgttttctgGTTCAGAGCTGGATCTAAAAAATCTCTTCCAAACATCATCTACACTGATGGAAATAGAACTGATCAATGTGAGAAAAGAACTGACGTTCAGGATGGATGTGTTTATCACTTCTCTAAGAACATCAGCTCATCTGATGCTGGGACTTACTACTGTGCTGTGGCCACATGTGGGGAGATATTTTTTGGAAATGGAACTAAATTGGATGTTCAAG agaaACCAACACGACTGGTATTTATTGAAATTGTAATATTAATAACCTGTTTCGCCATTTCGATCATtggaaatctttttttcatctgCAACCGAAGAGTATGCAAAAAATGTAAAG AAATAAAAAGTGATACAACAGAAGTACAAACTGACAACTTGTACCAACCA ACTgaagctgatgatgaaataaacTACGCTGCACTCAGTttctctgaaagaaaaacaagaggaaGAAGGACAAGAGAGTATACCGAGGACACTGTTTTCTCATAA